The sequence below is a genomic window from Chthoniobacterales bacterium.
CGGGAAAACGACGGCCACGTGATCTGGTTTGCGCAGCGGCTTGGGCAATTGCAGGTCCTGAAGATAATCGCCGCAGACCGGCAGGATCTCGAGCCCCGGCATGGCGCGGCTCAATTCGACTGCGGAATCGGTCAGCCGCTGCTTGGAAATATCGACCGGAACGTAGGCAATCGGATTCTCGAGATTCGCAAGCAACATGCGCGTCTTGATTCCCGCGCCGGTGCCAAAGCCGATCAACTCCGCGTTCGCGCCAATTGATTCGGCCATCTCTTTGCCGTAGCGCCGCAAGAGCTCGGTCTCGGTGCGGGTGATGTAATACTCCGGCAGCTCGCAGATTTTCAGGAAGAGATCCGCGCCGCGTTCGTCGTAAAAGAATTTGCAGGGGAGCGAACGCGGGCGCCGGGAAAGGCCGGCCAGGACTTCCGCGAGGAAATCCGCGTTGACCGGCTCGAGATCGAGGACCGTCACCTTCCCGGTGGCGCCACTCATGTCAGATCGCGGGCCAGCCGGATGCCGGTGAATTGCCAGCGTTTTTCCGGTTGAAAGAAATTCCGGTAGGTCGCGCGAATATGATCT
It includes:
- the egtD gene encoding L-histidine N(alpha)-methyltransferase, producing the protein MSGATGKVTVLDLEPVNADFLAEVLAGLSRRPRSLPCKFFYDERGADLFLKICELPEYYITRTETELLRRYGKEMAESIGANAELIGFGTGAGIKTRMLLANLENPIAYVPVDISKQRLTDSAVELSRAMPGLEILPVCGDYLQDLQLPKPLRKPDHVAVVFPGSTIGNLEPKVAADFLRRVCRLCGKSGGLIIGVDLQKSREVLEAAYNDSAGVTAEFNLNLLVRANRELGADFDLPLWRHQAIYNEHEGRIEMHLVSEAAQTVHLGGREFRFARGEKIVTEFSYKYTLEGFTRLAVSAGFREASRVWTDPERRFAVFHFAVAD